Sequence from the Macaca thibetana thibetana isolate TM-01 chromosome 20, ASM2454274v1, whole genome shotgun sequence genome:
AGAATATCACATTATCATATGTTCTGCAGAGTGATCACTCTTCTGAGGAGGAAAACAAAGGGAACAAAGGAAAAATCAACTAAACAAAGGTCAAAACCAAAGCATTACAGTTGGGAAGCAATTCAGTAGGAGATGTGGAAATTGTGAAGCAAAAACTCCAAAGTTAAACAAAGTTACCATGTAAATTAcaccacaataaaacaaaaacaaaaacaaaaaattaaaaccaggaGCTTCAGTTGTCTAAACCAACGTATACAACGTTCTTCTTCCGGTCTTATGATGCATTTAACAAGATCTCTAGTATCTACTCAAGCTAACCCATGAAATGTAGCTAATGGTAGATGAGTAAGATAAAGGCTGTCCAGATCTTTATCTGAAAGAGGCCAAAAAGAAAGACCAGAGTATTTCATGAAAATCTGAAGGGAGAATAAACATTTCACTCACTACCTACCACGTGCCAGGCCTGTACCAGGGGATTGACAAAAATTGATGGGTCTTATTatctccaatttacagatgaaaaaactgaagctccaggctgggcgcggtggctcacacctgtaattccagcactttgggaggctgaggtggacagatcaccaggtcaggagttggagaccagcctggccaatatggtgaaaccccgtctctactaaaaatacaaaaattagctggatgtggtggcacgtgcctgtagtcccagctactcgggaggctgaggcagaagaatagcttgaaccagggaggcgagggttgcagtgagccgagattgcgccactgcactccagcctgggcaacagagcgagactccatctcaaaaaagaaaaaaaaaaaactgaagctcagtgGGTTACATGGTAGGTAAGGTCTGGAGCCAAGTGTTAAACCCGTgtatctgttaaaagaaaaacttaagacaaatgaaatttaacagagtttaattgagcaatgaacaattagTGAATCAGGCAGCTCCCTGAACCAGCATAGGTTCAGAGAAACTCTGGGGCTGCCATATGGTTGGATAATAATTATAGAcggaaaaaggaaagtgacatacagaaaatggaGATGAGGTACAGAAATAGCCAGACTGGTTAAGGTGTGGCACTTGCctttatttgaacatggttttaACAGTGACCACTTGTGATTGGCCAAAACTCTGTGATTGGTATAAGAGAAGGTTATAGTCTATTTACACCTCCAGTTAGGCCACTAGGTGAGGAGAAATCTTTAGGcctaaattaaaatatgtaaggaggcagcttaggctaaacttaatttaacaattctcttggcctggcacggtggctcatgcctgtaatctcagcactttgggaggccgaggaaggcggatcacctgaggtccagagttggagaccatcctggccaacatggtgaaaccccatctctactaaaaatacaaaatttagctggctgtggtggcaggtgcctataatcccagctacttgggaggctgaggcacaagaatggattgaacccaggagggtggaggttgctgtgagccgagatcgtgccgctgcactccagcctgggtgacagagctaagctcagtctcaaaaacacaaaacaaaacaaagaaagccaATTATCTCTTTTTGGCCAACTttcaattttgagagattgaTAAAAACTTGAGGCATTGATGTCAATCTGTCACCATCGTGAATGGACTTTTTTGGTCTGAAATCCCACTGAGAAACAGAGCAGTGGGTTTTGTAAGGTGGGAATAAGGAAATAGAGCAACAAGGAAAAACTTCGTTATTTCAGGTTACTTTTTTGGGAACAGTTGGAGCAGAGGGGAGTTTCTCATTATGCTGGAATTTCTTGTTTTCAGGAGGAAAAAACTGGTCTGTTTTGGggtctctctgttttctttaaagtttctgtttgtttatgtAGCATTTAGCATGGGTGGCTCCATTTTGGTTTAGTCTTTTGGAGTCTAGTTCAGGAGCTCAGGCCAGAAAAACAGCCTCCCATAACTTTACTAACATCTCTTTGTAATATAACATTCTGTCCACAAATGCTTGGTACATGGCTATAGGTTTCTGGCTTAAAAAATGATTAacaatgggctgggcgcggtggctcacgcctgtaatcccagtactttgggaggccgaggcgggtggatcacaaggtcaggagatcgagaccatcctggctaacatggtgaaaccccgtctctactaaaaataccaaaaactagccgggcgtggtggcgggcgcctgtagtcccagctactcggaggctgaggcaggagaatggtgtgaacccgggaggcggagcttgcagtgagccgagatcgcgccactgcactccagcctgggcgacagagtgagactccgtctcaaaaaaaaaaaaaaaaaaaaaaaaaaaaaaaaaagattaacaatgTACCCTTACCTATCCTGAATCTGGGCCCCTGCGGCCTCTCTCATACTACCGTGGCCACCCAAGCTGCCCTGAGGTTTCCCGATGaaggtggctcacatccgtattcccagcacttgggaggctgaggtgggaggatcacttgagcccaggagttcaagaccagcctaagcaacacagtgagacctcatctctacaaaaaataaaaatgcaaaaatttgctgggtatggtcccagatacttgggaggctgaggtggaggatcaatagagcccaggaggtcgaggctacagtgagctgtaatagtggcactgcattccagcctggggtacagagtgagaccctgtctcaaaaaagaaaaaaataaatagaagtgaataagaaagcaaagaaaacccAAATACAAACCCTgcaagaggagagacagagaggcgtGGAAAGACAAAGGAGGAACAGTTCGTAGAAGTCTCGTTGTAGCCTGGACCCAAGGTGCTGTATTCACTGGACAATCATCCATGGATGCTTAGTCTGTACCAGGTGTGATGCCAGATGCTGAGAATTCGGAGATGACTGAGCCATGGCCCCTGCCTTAGAATGAGCTCTCAGTTTAGTGGAGAAGGCTTACATGTAAACAGATAAATTACAGTGCAGGGTAATTAGAACCATAATAGAGTAATGTAGGAAACACACAGAAGCCAAAGAAAGGAATGATGAATTCTATTTGAAGAGGAGGAGCTAGGAGGAGAAGAGAGCTGAGGCCTTCCTGTGAGAAGGGTGGGTGGTGGTGCAGGGTGGTGGTGTTCCCCTCTGAATAACCTGGAGGCTGCCAGgggggcagaaggaagagagcaTTTTAGGCAGCTGGAGTGTGCATGGGCAGAGTTGAAGATTAGCAACTGCAGGCCACTGTGGAGGGAGTGCAGGACTcccctgggcaacctggtgaagtCACTTCTGCCCATTACACTTTATTCACTGGAGCAGCTAAGAGTGAACAGAAAAGCAGCGCTCATGCTGTCAGACCCTTTGTCCAAATGAAAACATGCACAGCATGCACCAAGGCCCAGTGTGTAAATAAGaagcagataattttttttttcttatcggGAAACAGATCTCCCActgtttggaaatatattttgaaacattctctttttttttttaagacggagtttcactcttgtcgtacaatggcgcgatcttacctcactgcaaactccgcctcctgggttcaagtggttttcctgcctcagcctcccaagttgctgggattataggtggctgccaccatgtctggctaatttttgtatttttagtagagacagggtttcaccatgtttgccaggctggtctcgaactcttgacctcaggtgatctgccagcctcagcctcccaaagtggtgggattacaggcgtgagccaccgcaaccggccaaaacattcttttttattattttatttttatttatttatttatttatttatttttgagacacggtcttactctgtcactcaggctggagtgcaatggcatgatcataactctctgcagcctcaaactcctgggctcaagcaatcctcccacctcagtcctccAAGtactgagactgcaggtgtgcaccactatgcccagctaattttttttttttttttttttttttgagacggagtcttgctctgtggcccggctggagtgcaatggtgcgatctctgctcactgcagcctctgcctcccggattcaagccatcctcctgcctcagcctcccaaatagctgcaGCAGATTACAGGagtccaccaccacaccggctaatttttgtatttttagtagagacaaggtttcaccatgttggtcacactggtctcgaacttctgacctcaatgatctgcctgccttggcctcccaaagtgctgggattataggtatgagccacagcgcTCAGccctcagataatttttgtaaattagttttttagtttttgtggggatggggaggtcttgctatgttgaccaggctggtctcaaattcctggcctcaagttattgtcctgccttggcctcccaaattgctgggattacaggcatgagccacaggtgTCCGAAACCTCCTGGATGGGGGTGGAGAGGCAGATCCCCACCATAGGTCTGAAATTGCATCAAAACTTTGAAAAGAGGGCAAAGCTGCTTCAGCTGAGAGAGGGAGGAGCTTTCAGGGGAATTctagaggggagaggagagagtcaCACCACATCTGCCATGGCCTCCTGTCTCCACTCTTACCCTGCCCAAGTCCCTCCTCCACTTTATCAAAATCAGGAGACagcaatctttctaaaatgcaaacatGAGCATGTACCCGTCTGTTCAAAATCCTTCCATGGCTCCCCTCACTGTGAGAAAAGAAGCCAAACtcctccaggctgggcgcggtggctcacgcctgtaatcccagcactttgggaggccgaggtgggcggatcacaaggtcaggagttcgagaacatcctgccaacatggtgaaaccccgtctctactaaaaatacaaaaattagctgtgcgtggtggcgtgtgcctgtaatcccagctactcgggaggctgttgcaggggaatcgcttgaaccagggagtcagaggttgcagtgagctgagattgcgccactgcactccagcctggtgacagaacgagactccgtctcaaaaaaaaaaaaaaaaaaaatgccaaactCCTGACCACACCTCCCGGCCCTGCATCCTCTTCCCACTGGCTGCTGCCCAGGCCTCATCGGTCAGCTTCCCTCATTTCCCTCCAGTCACCCTCCTGTCTTCATTATTTCCAAATTCATCACACTTCCAGCTCGTTATCTATCGCAGATAACCTCATTAGGGATCTATGGCAGAAAATAAGACTGAAGAATGCAACCAAACATAGACAGACTTTTTCACAAGATAGTCGGTCTCTCGGGCTTATTCAAATTCCAAGGGAATCATTTACAAGTTAATTCCTATCTCTCGGGTccattcatttctcctttttaaataatttttatatttttgagacagagttttgcttttgttgcccaggctggagtgcaatggtgcaatctcggctcactgcaagctccgcctccctggttcaagcgattctcctgcctcagcctcccaagtaactgggattacatgcatgtgccacaacacccggctgatttttgcattttttagtagagatggggtttcaccacgttggtcaggctgatctcgaactcctgacctcaagtgatccacccacctcaggctcctgaagtgctgggattacaaggtgtgagccactgcgcctggccccatatATTTCCCCACAAAATCACATACTACCTCTCAACATTGCTGCACCCCCATTTCCCCTCCTCTATGAGGAAGGAGGCTACATAAGCATCTGGACCACTCTGCGTTATTAGGTCTTCTCCTGTGGTTCCCTTGCGCTTGTGCATGTGACATAAATTTTGTACacctttttctcctattaatttgCGAACCGTCAGTTCCTTTTCGGGGAGCATTTATAGGGCTAGAGAGCAGAGAGAAAGCTTTCCCTTGGCCCTACAGCTCCTTGAGGTTGGCTGTTGACTCTTTTCCTCATTGCTGTCTCTTCAGCATCTAGAATGGTGCCTCCAATGTAGAGATGCTTGATAAACATGtgttgagccgggcgcggtggctcacatctgtaatcccagcactttgggagactgagggtggatcaagagatcaggagttcgaaaccagcctgtccagcctgtccaacatggtgaaactccgtctctactaaaaatacaaaaattagcaaggcatggtggtggatgcctgtaatcccagctacttgggaggctgaggcaggagaatcgcctgaacctgggaggtggaagttgcagtgaaccgagaaagggcagtagagcaagactccatcttgaaaaaaaattaaaaacaggcaaacaaaaaacaaaaacaaagcaacaaaaaacaTGTGTTGAGGTGCTTTCTGTTGAGTGGCAGAAAGCTCTGGAAGGGCTTTGGACATTCATGCATCCAGGCCCGGGAACCAGATGAGGTTTAAGGCAACTTCAGCTAGAGTTTAAAAGGGGCAGGTAGGCCTACAGCTGGCACATAGGTTAAATGTAAAGTGGCTCAAACAGGATCTGATGAGGCAGAAGCAGAGATGGGGACCTGGTGTCTCACTGCCTTCATGTTCTTTCTTCTGGCTCAATCCCCACATCAGGGTGCACCCTAGAGGTACCAGCATTAGCAATAGGGCAGCTTTCTTTGTTTCTGGGATGGACAGAAAATGGGCCTTGAGACCCTTCCCACCATAGGAAGGCATCTCTTGCACTCTGGAGACTGAGGACTTGCTATGGTGGAACAAGGAGCAGCCTCTGGCAATGGAGGAGATGCTGGATCTCCATACAGGCAGGGTGGGTGCAACGGAGTGGAGCTGTGGCAAATGTGGGCACCTCTGTCCTGAGGGTCCTGGATGTGTCATGCCTGGAAACATGAGGACATCCTTCCAAGgtgcccacctcgacctctctGAGCTGCAATCTTTGACTTTCTGTGTTTGGTCACAGACTAGGGGTGGTCTGTCCCTAAACAGAAGAAGATAGGCAAAGAttagaaaggagagaggaaagagctaGAGAGAGAGCTTGGGAGAGATGTAGGGACAGGAAAGAAGGGGCAGAAGGAAAAAGGTATGGAGAgaaggaatataaagaaaaaactttaggccagttgtggtggctcacgcctgtaattcctgcactttgggagatgaaggtgggtggatcacctgaagtcagttcaagaccagcctgtccaacatagtgaaaccccatctttactaaaaatacaaaaattagccgagcatggtggtgggtgcctgattccagctacttgggaggctgaagccggagaatcacttgaatcctggaggcggaagttgcagtgagctgagattgggccactgcactccatcctgggcaacagagccagactctgtctttaaaaaaaaaaaaaagataaagaaaagaaaaggctgggtgtggtggctcatgcctgtaatcctagcactttgggagctgaggaaAGCGGATCACAatttcaggagatcgagactatcctggccaacatgatgaaaccccatctctagtaaaatacaaaaaattatctgggcgtggtggcgcgcacctgtagtcccagctactcaggaggctgaggcaggggaatgtttaaaccctggaggcagaggtttcagtgaatcgagatcgcaccactgcactccagcccagctacagagcaagactccatctaaaaaaaaaaggaaagaaaaatcctcCTCAGAGCAGGGAAAGATGAAGACATAAAAGGAAGGAGAGTCactgggaaagagagagggagagagacacaaAACAAAATGGCTGGAATGAGGTGAAAGTTATAGCAGCAGGATGTACTGACCTTGACcttggagaaaaagagaggggaagggaggagtgaACGTGGCATCTTTGGCTGCTGTTCTGTTTCACTCCCACAACTCATCCCCCTGGATTCCATGCCATTTCCAGATCCTCAGGGCGGGACTGCCTTTGCTATCTGGGATGAGTCCTTGGCACCAGATGGTAAGCCTGTGAGGGGTGGGGTGCTCTGAATGCCTGACTAGTCATTTATAATTGAGAGTACTTATTCCAACCCCTTCTGGTCCTCTGTCCTTCCCTCTTCTTGGACCTGCTGAATCAGAGAAGTCAGAGGGCCAGTCCAGGAGGGGTCAGGCGCTAGGTCCCTGGAGTCGGTCCTAGGGATTTTAGGCTGAGAGAAATCAGTCCTGAAAGTGAAGAGcctacagaggaaaaaaaaaaaaaaatctatgacaTCACCCCTGGGGGTGTTACAGACCTAAGAAAGAAGCAATGGCCTGGGTGGCCTACAGCCCCAGGAAGATTCAGCCATGGTACCCAGGAGACTTGAGAGCCCAAAGCCCAGAATTACCCCCAGAGAGACACCTGTAGACCTTCGGATCCTCAGCTTCGCACTTCCCACTGGACTGACTCTGTTTCCAGCGGGGCAATAGGCACGTGTTCACTGTGCATCTGCAGCCCCAGGCATCCTTCTCAGAGAGAGATGGCTTGGGAAGGGTTTGGCATATTGAGGATAAATAGATGAgcggataaaaaaaaaaatgcaggccaggcgcggtggctcatgcctgtaatcccagcactttgggaggccaaggcaggcggataacaaggtcaagagattgagaccatcctggcaaacatggcgaaaccctgtctctactaaaattacaaaaattagctggacgtggtggtgcgtgcctgtaatctcagctacttgggaggctgaggcagaattgcttgaacccaggaggtagagattacagtaagccgagatcgtgccgctgccctccagtctggaggttagagccagactctgtctccaaaaaaaaaagaaagaaaaaagaaagcaattacaGCAAAATATTAACCATAGTATAATCTATATGGTGGTTATATGAGTGTTGActacacaattctttttttttcttttctttttttgagacatgatgttttaatcatggctcactgcaactttgacctcctgggctcaagtgatcctcctgcctcagcctcctgactagctgggagcacaggtgtgcaccaccatcactagctaattgttttatttttttgtagagatgaaatctccctatgttgcccacattggtcttgaactcctgagcttaagcaatcctcctgcttcgacctctcaaagtgctgggattacaggcatgagccactgcacccagcctcactatacaattcttcctttctttttttttttttttttttgagatggagtctcactgtgttgcccaagctagagtgcagtggcgcgatctcagctcactgcaacctctgcccctcaggttcaagtgattctcctgcctctgcctcctgactagctggaatcacaggcaccaGTTatcacacccggctactttttgtacttttactagagacggggtttcaccatgttggccaagctggtctcaaactcctgacctcaggtgatccacctgcctcggcctcccaaagtgttggattacaggcgtgagccaccgtgcccggccactgtACAGTTCTTTAAACTTTTACATGTGTTTGGATTTTTCAtattagaaaaaggaaagaaaaaaatgtctggcAAGTAGTCGGCACTCCTAAGTGTAAGGTTTTGGAAAGGGAATATATTCCCTTTCTGGGATAATCCACATTTCAAATGCCTGGGAGGGGCTCTGTTTGTCCTGACAGATGGCAGATTTCAGGGGAGGGCATCTACCAAGCCTAGAGGTGATAAGCCACTTTGCCCACCCAGAGCTGCTGGTGGTGACCTTAGGTTTACTATGTTCCTCCTGATATATGGCACTTGGCCCAGAGTGGACTCCACCTTGCCacatgtcacctaggctggagtgcagtggcatgatctcgtctcactgcagcctcaacgtcctgggctcaggcgatcctccccacctccctcctgagtagttgaggctacaggtgctcatcaccttgcccggctaatttttgtttttgttttttgttttgatagagatggggtctcactatcttgcccaggctgagctagaactcctggcctcaagcgatctgcctctgcctcccaaagcattgtaatgacaggtgtgagccaccatgcccagtcaggaAGAATCTTACCCTATGCTGTAGTATCTGTTGACtatggtgtgagccaccatgcccagccaggaactCAAAGAATCTTGCCCTATGCTGTAGTATCTGTTGACTATGGGGGAGAGGCAGGATAAGGTGTTCCAGACCCCGCCTGACACCTGATCCGAAGAGGTTGCTCATGTTTGCTCAGGAGGTGAGGTTCACACAATAAAGGGCAGGGGGAGGGCTTGGACCTGGTATAAAACATCTGGAAGTTTCCAGGGGGCTGCTTTGCATCTGAAACTGCCAGGTGAGGGGTGGCAAAGATGCCGGAATCTGAGTTGGGGGGGAATTCAAATCGGAGTTGGCGAATAGGATGCCTGGAAGGAGTGGCAGGAAAGACTTGAGTTAATTGGGGCTCCTGGGTCTGCACTAATCTTAGGTGCAAAGCTGTCTAGGTCTCTGCTGAAGGACTGGGGACACCTGGTTCAGGTGTCCAGGTGTTCAGGGGAATGGACATGGCCAGATGTGTGTTAGTGGAGAAAAGAATAGTGACACATAGACCAGGTACCTGGAGTCTAATATCTTGAGCTGGTCCCAACTCCTTCTGCAACTTCTCTGTCTGTCCTAGTTCCACCAGCACTGCTTGGCTACTGGTACTGGCACAGTCCCTTCTGTCACCAACTCTGCTCCCCAGGTGACACAGAGGCACCTCGAAAATTCTTCTTTCCTTGCGACCAGGTGGATGCTAGGGATTTAAACCATGCTCCAGGTGCCCCATAAGTCAGGCCAATTCACCACAGATGGTGAGGCTTTCTTTGCTCAGCCTCTGGGCTTGGTAAACTCAGCCGTCTCTTTGCTTGTGAGAGGTCCTCTACTCCCTCCTTAGAAAACTTCTTTCCTGGCTATGGCCACACCAACCCAAATGTACCTGAGTTTGGCTGATTTCAAAAAACTTTTCTGCTTTGTGCCAGGATGGAATAAGGCTTAATCCAGATAGTTAGGGTTCATTTTCAGGCTTGAGAGAAAAGAGGAGGGCTTGGCTACAGCCAGACCAGGGAGAGCTGGAGGGATCAGGGACATAGAAGGTAGCATCAGGGAGGAACAGGACTACAGGCTATGGACAGTCATTTCTATGCTCAAGACTGGGTCTGCTGGGTCTGAGTTGAAGGACGAAAAAGCCTTGGTCTGAGCTGCAGGTCAGGAGTGCCTGGGTCAATCAAGTCCACAAGGAAAAAGGTGAATCTTTATTTGCTCTTTTCTTCCCACTCCAGCCTCAGAATGTTGACAGTCGCTCTCCTAgcccttctctgtgcctcagcctctgccaaTGCCAGTAAGTGAGATACCAGAGCCTGGTAATGGGGACATGGGAAGGCAGGAGGCTGGTTTCAGGTGGGAGCTGAGTTGTGGGAGGAACAGGGGTGGTGCAGAGAAACTGAACTCCTGGAAGATTTCTCCCTCCAACTCCTGCTTGCCCCTCCAGTTCAGGCCAGGTCTTCCTCCTATAGTGGAGAGTATGGAGGTGGTGGCGGAAAGCGATTCTCTCATTCTGGCAACCAGTTGGACGGCCCCATCACCGCCCTCCGGGTCCGAGTCAACAACTACTACATCGTAGGGTAAGATTCTTTGAgttgctggctgggtgcagtggctcatacctgtcattacaatgctttgggaggcagaggcagatcacttgaggccaggagttctagctCAGCTTGGGCAAGataccaagaccccatctctaccaaagaaaaacaaaaacaaaaacaaaaattagccgggcatggtggtgagcacctgtagcctcaactactcaggagggagaggcgggaggattgcctgagcccaggatgttgaggctgcagtgagccaagatcgtgccactgtgctcctgcctggatgacagagtctCTTTGCTGGCAAAATAATTGAAGTTCCCTGTAGGATCTTCCAGGGCTCACCCAGGCTTCACAGTCTGTAGGACTAGCAGGAGACTTGTCATCCCTGTCATcacccttctttctccttcctcctcccctctttctcAGTCTCCAGGTGCGCTATGGCAAAGTGTGGAGTGACTATGTGGGTGGCCGCAGTGGAGACCTGGAGGAGATCTTTCTGCACCCTGGGGAATCAGTGATCCAGGTTTCCGGGAAGTACAAGGGGTACCTGAAGAAGGTGGTCTTTGTGACAGACAAGGGCCGCTATCTGGCTTTTGGGAAAGACAGCGGCACAAGTTTCAATGCTGTCCCCTTGCACCCCAACACCGTGCTCCGCTTCATCAGTGGCCGGTCTGGTTCCGTCATTGATGCCATTGGCCTGCACTGGGATGTTTACCCCAGTATCTGCAGCAGCTGCTGAGTCTCCTCTCCTTGGCAGGGACACTGTGATGAGGAGTAAGAACTCTTTTATCACTAACCCCCATCCAAATGGCTCAATAAAAAAATATGGTTAAGGCTAGTGTGTGTGGGGGCATATGTGGCTGGGATATCTGCCTCCTGACTCAGCTGGGGACGTGCAAATCTCACTTCTGGCTGGCTTTGGACATCTGTCTGGAAGAGTGGGAAGATGAGGGAGAGGTGTGTGAGAATCCTGGGCTTGTACTATGATTTATCAAGAGGAGATGAGACTCTGGCTTCCATCAACGCTCTTCAAGGACAGCTCCTTAGAACATTGATCCAAACTGGAGTCCTGGGTCTGAGGGGAAGGCCTAGTTGTGGCTTATACCAAAACCGCAGATGTCCCACTCTCCAGCTCTCCTCA
This genomic interval carries:
- the ZG16 gene encoding zymogen granule membrane protein 16; the encoded protein is MLTVALLALLCASASANAIQARSSSYSGEYGGGGGKRFSHSGNQLDGPITALRVRVNNYYIVGLQVRYGKVWSDYVGGRSGDLEEIFLHPGESVIQVSGKYKGYLKKVVFVTDKGRYLAFGKDSGTSFNAVPLHPNTVLRFISGRSGSVIDAIGLHWDVYPSICSSC